In Phaseolus vulgaris cultivar G19833 chromosome 10, P. vulgaris v2.0, whole genome shotgun sequence, a single genomic region encodes these proteins:
- the LOC137818388 gene encoding casein kinase 1-like protein 2 isoform X2, with the protein METRVGNKFRLGRKIGSGSFGEIYLGTNFQTNEEVAIKLESVKTKHPQLLYESKLYKILQGGNGIPNVKWYGVEGEYNILVMDLLGPSLEDLFNFCSRKLSLKTVLMLADQMINRVEFVHSKSFLHRDIKPDNFLMGLGRRANQVYVIDFGLAKKYRDTTTHQHIPYRENKNLTGTARYASMNTHLGIEQSRRDDLESLGYVLMYFLRGSLPWQGLKAGTKKQKYEKISEKKVTTSIESLCRGYPSEFASYFHYCRSLRFDDKPDYAYLKRLLRDLFIREGFQFDYVFDWTILKYQQSQSATAPARAIGPPAAGPSSGVPPLAANADGQLGGEDGRHNNWSSSDPTRRRNPVPFANDGVLSRQKSPVTFDSTLSKDVTLSSSNFFRPIGSARRGGVSGSRESRDVVVGSESEVSRPLTLDSSQGALRKMSVPGAQRSSAITSSEQNRTSTGRNTSNVKNLETTLRGIESLHFNEERVHY; encoded by the exons ATGGAAACTCGAGTTGGGAACAAGTTCCGTCTCGGTCGGAAAATTGGCAGCGGATCCTTCGGGGAGATCTATCTCG GAACTAATTTTCAGACGAATGAAGAGGTTGCGATTAAGCTT GAAAGTGTCAAAACCAAGCACCCTCAACTGTTGTATGAATCTAAGCTGTATAAAATACTGCAAGGAGGAA ATGGGATTCCAAATGTGAAATGGTACGGTGTTGAAGGAGAGTACAATATCCTCGTGATGGATTTACTTGGCCCTAGTCTTGAGGATTTGTTCAACTTCTGTAGTCGGAAATTGTCTCTCAAAACTGTTCTTATGCTTGCTGATCAGATG ATAAATCGAGTTGAATTTGTTCATTCCAAATCATTTTTACATCGCGACATCAAGCCAGACAACTTCCTCATGGGTTTAGGGAGGCGTGCAAATCAA GTTTATGTCATTGACTTTGGCCTAGCTAAGAAATATAGAGACACTACTACACATCAGCATATCCCTTACAG AGAGAACAAGAATTTGACAGGAACTGCTAGGTATGCTAGTATGAATACTCATCTAGGAATTG AGCAAAGCCGCAGGGATGATTTAGAGTCACTTGGATATGTTCTTATGTACTTTTTAAGAGGAAG TCTGCCTTGGCAGGGATTGAAAGCTGGTACTAAGAAGCAGAAGTACGAGAAGATTAGTGAGAAGAAAGTTACTACTTCTATTGAG TCTCTCTGTCGTGGCTATCCCTCAGAATTTGCTTCATACTTCCATTACTGCCGATCACTGAGGTTTGATGACAAACCAGATTATGCTTATTTGAAAAGACTTCTGCGTGACCTTTTCATTCGTGAAG GGTTCCAGTTTGATTATGTCTTTGATTGGACCATTTTGAAATATCAGCAATCTCAAAGTGCCACTGCCCCTGCCCGTGCCATT GGTCCTCCTGCTGCTGGACCAAGTTCAGGCGTGCCACCACTGGCTGCAAATGCTGATGGACAGTTAG GTGGAGAGGATGGTAGGCATAATAATTGGTCTTCATCAGATCCTACTCGTAGGAGAAACCCTGTACCTTTTGCTAATGATGGAGTGTTATCGAGGCAAAAGAGCCCAGTTACATTTGACTCGACTCTATCTAAAGATGTTACG TTGTCAAGTTCTAATTTTTTCCGGCCAATTGGATCTGCAAGGCGAGGTGGTGTCTCAGGCAGCCGAGAATCCCGTGATGTGGTTGTTGGCAGTGAGAGTGAGGTTTCTCGTCCTCTGACCCTGGATTCAAGTCAGGGAGCACTTCGTAAAATGTCTGTTCCTGGTGCTCAGAGAAGTTCAGCGATTACGTCATCTGAGCAGAACCGTACATCCACTGGCAGAAACACATCAAACGTAAAGAATTTGGAGACAACTCTTAGGGGTATTGAGAGCCTACATTTCAATGAAGAGAGGGTACATTATTAG
- the LOC137818509 gene encoding glycylpeptide N-tetradecanoyltransferase 1-like gives MVDSNPSSGSPEETPNPNPDGNSPAESDLALDNLVQKVQESLSLDKRHKFWETQPVGQFKDIGDSSLTEGPIELPTPLSEVKQEPYNLPDHYEWVTCDINSEQMCEEVYNLLAHNYVEDDENMFRFKYSKEFLRWALQPPGYFRSWHIGVRVKSTKKMVAFITGIPARIRVRDEVVHMAEINFLCVHKKLRTKRLAPVMIKEVTRRVHLENMWQAAYTAGVILPTPIATCQYWHRSLNPKKLIDVGFSRLGARMTMSRTIKLYKLPESTITPGFRKMEIHDVPAVTRLIRTYLSRFAVAPDFDENDVEHWLLPKEDVIDSFLVESPETHEVTDFCSFYTLPSSILGHPSYSLLKAAYSFYNVSTVTPLLQLMNDALIVAKQKDYDVFNALDVMQNESFLRELKFGPGDGKLHYYLYNYRMRHALKPSELGLVLL, from the coding sequence ATGGTTGATAGCAATCCTTCCTCTGGATCACCTGAAGAAACACCAAATCCCAACCCAGATGGGAATTCACCAGCTGAAAGTGATCTTGCATTGGATAATCTAGTACAAAAAGTTCAAGAATCTCTCTCTCTGGATAAAAGACATAAATTTTGGGAAACCCAACCTGTTGGGCAGTTCAAGGATATAGGAGACTCCAGTTTGACAGAAGGCCCTATTGAACTTCCAACCCCTTTATCTGAGGTCAAACAAGAACCATACAACCTTCCTGACCACTATGAATGGGTTACTTGTGACATTAACTCCGAGCAGATGTGTGAGGAAGTTTACAACCTTCTTGCTCATAATTATGTTGAGGATGATGAGAACATGTTTCGATTTAAGTACTCTAAAGAATTTCTGCGCTGGGCTCTGCAACCTCCTGGATATTTCAGGAGTTGGCATATTGGTGTTCGTGTTAAAAGTACCAAGAAGATGGTTGCTTTCATAACGGGTATTCCTGCTAGAATCCGAGTTCGTGATGAGGTTGTTCATATGGCAGAGATCAATTTCCTCTGCGTCCATAAGAAACTTCGAACAAAGAGGCTTGCTCCTGTCATGATCAAAGAGGTGACCAGGAGGGTGCACCTGGAAAATATGTGGCAGGCAGCTTACACTGCTGGAGTAATTCTTCCTACACCAATAGCAACTTGTCAATACTGGCACAGATCTTTGAATCCCAAGAAGCTAATTGATGTTGGTTTCTCTCGGCTTGGTGCACGAATGACAATGAGTCGAACCATCAAGCTTTACAAGCTGCCAGAATCAACAATCACCCCAGGGTTTAGAAAAATGGAAATTCATGATGTTCCTGCAGTTACAAGGCTAATTAGGACTTATTTAAGCCGTTTTGCTGTTGCACCCGATTTTGATGAAAATGATGTGGAGCATTGGCTTCTGCCAAAGGAGGATGTTATTGATAGTTTTCTGGTTGAAAGTCCTGAAACTCATGAGGTCACTGACTTCTGTAGTTTCTACACACTTCCTTCTTCTATCCTTGGCCACCCAAGTTATTCTCTTTTGAAAGCAGCATATTCATTCTATAATGTTTCCACTGTCACTCCTTTGCTTCAGCTGATGAATGATGCTCTCATTGTCGCAAAACAGAAGGATTATGATGTTTTCAATGCATTGGATGTGATGCAGAATGAGAGCTTCTTGAGGGAACTGAAGTTTGGACCAGGTGATGGAAAACTTCATTATTATCTTTACAACTACCGAATGAGGCATGCATTGAAGCCGTCGGAGCTTGGGCTTGTGCTTCTGTAg
- the LOC137818388 gene encoding casein kinase 1-like protein 2 isoform X1, with the protein METRVGNKFRLGRKIGSGSFGEIYLGTNFQTNEEVAIKLESVKTKHPQLLYESKLYKILQGGNGIPNVKWYGVEGEYNILVMDLLGPSLEDLFNFCSRKLSLKTVLMLADQMINRVEFVHSKSFLHRDIKPDNFLMGLGRRANQVYVIDFGLAKKYRDTTTHQHIPYRENKNLTGTARYASMNTHLGIEQSRRDDLESLGYVLMYFLRGRSVASLFCYLIFYIFITYCFFIWKFCSLPWQGLKAGTKKQKYEKISEKKVTTSIESLCRGYPSEFASYFHYCRSLRFDDKPDYAYLKRLLRDLFIREGFQFDYVFDWTILKYQQSQSATAPARAIGPPAAGPSSGVPPLAANADGQLGGEDGRHNNWSSSDPTRRRNPVPFANDGVLSRQKSPVTFDSTLSKDVTLSSSNFFRPIGSARRGGVSGSRESRDVVVGSESEVSRPLTLDSSQGALRKMSVPGAQRSSAITSSEQNRTSTGRNTSNVKNLETTLRGIESLHFNEERVHY; encoded by the exons ATGGAAACTCGAGTTGGGAACAAGTTCCGTCTCGGTCGGAAAATTGGCAGCGGATCCTTCGGGGAGATCTATCTCG GAACTAATTTTCAGACGAATGAAGAGGTTGCGATTAAGCTT GAAAGTGTCAAAACCAAGCACCCTCAACTGTTGTATGAATCTAAGCTGTATAAAATACTGCAAGGAGGAA ATGGGATTCCAAATGTGAAATGGTACGGTGTTGAAGGAGAGTACAATATCCTCGTGATGGATTTACTTGGCCCTAGTCTTGAGGATTTGTTCAACTTCTGTAGTCGGAAATTGTCTCTCAAAACTGTTCTTATGCTTGCTGATCAGATG ATAAATCGAGTTGAATTTGTTCATTCCAAATCATTTTTACATCGCGACATCAAGCCAGACAACTTCCTCATGGGTTTAGGGAGGCGTGCAAATCAA GTTTATGTCATTGACTTTGGCCTAGCTAAGAAATATAGAGACACTACTACACATCAGCATATCCCTTACAG AGAGAACAAGAATTTGACAGGAACTGCTAGGTATGCTAGTATGAATACTCATCTAGGAATTG AGCAAAGCCGCAGGGATGATTTAGAGTCACTTGGATATGTTCTTATGTACTTTTTAAGAGGAAGGTCAGTAGCCTCTCTcttttgttatttaattttttatatttttatcacgTACTGTTTTTTCATTTGGAAGTTCTGCAGTCTGCCTTGGCAGGGATTGAAAGCTGGTACTAAGAAGCAGAAGTACGAGAAGATTAGTGAGAAGAAAGTTACTACTTCTATTGAG TCTCTCTGTCGTGGCTATCCCTCAGAATTTGCTTCATACTTCCATTACTGCCGATCACTGAGGTTTGATGACAAACCAGATTATGCTTATTTGAAAAGACTTCTGCGTGACCTTTTCATTCGTGAAG GGTTCCAGTTTGATTATGTCTTTGATTGGACCATTTTGAAATATCAGCAATCTCAAAGTGCCACTGCCCCTGCCCGTGCCATT GGTCCTCCTGCTGCTGGACCAAGTTCAGGCGTGCCACCACTGGCTGCAAATGCTGATGGACAGTTAG GTGGAGAGGATGGTAGGCATAATAATTGGTCTTCATCAGATCCTACTCGTAGGAGAAACCCTGTACCTTTTGCTAATGATGGAGTGTTATCGAGGCAAAAGAGCCCAGTTACATTTGACTCGACTCTATCTAAAGATGTTACG TTGTCAAGTTCTAATTTTTTCCGGCCAATTGGATCTGCAAGGCGAGGTGGTGTCTCAGGCAGCCGAGAATCCCGTGATGTGGTTGTTGGCAGTGAGAGTGAGGTTTCTCGTCCTCTGACCCTGGATTCAAGTCAGGGAGCACTTCGTAAAATGTCTGTTCCTGGTGCTCAGAGAAGTTCAGCGATTACGTCATCTGAGCAGAACCGTACATCCACTGGCAGAAACACATCAAACGTAAAGAATTTGGAGACAACTCTTAGGGGTATTGAGAGCCTACATTTCAATGAAGAGAGGGTACATTATTAG
- the LOC137818385 gene encoding eukaryotic initiation factor 4A-10-like, with translation MAGLAPEGTQFDGRQYDAKMSELLSTDGQEFFTSYDEVYESFDAMGLQENLLRGIYAYGFERPSAIQQRGIVPFCKGLDVIQQAQSGTGKTATFCSGILQQLDYGLVQCQALVLAPTRELAQQIEKVMRALGDYLGVKVHACVGGTSVREDQRILQAGVHTVVGTPGRVFDMLRRQSLRPDCIKMFVLDEADEMLSRGFKDQIYDIFQLLPSKIQVGVFSATMPPEALEITRKFMNKPVRILVKRDELTLEGIKQFYVNVDKEEWKLETLCDLYETLAITQSVIFVNTRRKVDWLTDKMRSNDHTVSATHGDMDQNTRDIIMREFRSGSSRVLITTDLLARGIDVQQVSLVINYDLPTQPENYLHRIGRSGRFGRKGVAINFVTTDDSRMLSDIQKFYNVTVEELPSNVADLL, from the exons ATGGCAGGTTTGGCTCCAGAAGGAACACAATTTGATGGTCGCCAGTATGATGCTAAGATGAGTGAATT GCTTTCCACTGATGGGCAAGAATTCTTCACCTCTTATGATGAAGTCTACGAAAGCTTTGATGCAATGGGATTACAAGAAAATCTTCTGCGAGGGATATATGCTTATG GTTTTGAGAGACCTTCTGCAATCCAGCAACGAGGAATTGTTCCTTTCTGCAAGGGTTTGGATGTGATTCAACAGGCTCAATCTGGAACAGGAAAGACAGCAACATTCTGTTCTGGAATTTTGCAGCAGCTTGATTATGGATTGGTTCAGTGCCAGGCTTTggttttggcaccaacaagggAGCTAGCACAGCAGATTGAGAAAGTTATGCGAGCTCTTGGTGATTACCTGGGTGTTAAGGTTCATGCTTGTGTTGGTGGGACAAGCGTCCGTGAGGATCAGCGCATTCTCCAAGCTGGTGTCCACACTGTTGTTGGCACTCCTGGCCGTGTGTTTGACATGCTGCGAAGGCAGTCTCTTCGCCCAGATTGCATAAAGATGTTTGTTTTGGATGAGGCTGATGAAATGCTTTCACGAGGTTTCAAGGATCAG ATCTATGACATCTTCCAGCTGCTGCCATCCAAAATTCAGGTTGGGGTGTTCTCTGCTACAATGCCGCCAGAAGCCCTTGAGATTACAAGGAAGTTCATGAATAAGCCAGTGAGAATCTTGGTAAAGCGTGATGAACTGACCCTGGAGGGTATCAAACAGTTTTATGTGAATGTTGACAAGGAAGAGTGGAAGCTAGAGACATTATGCGACCTTTATGAGACTCTGGCCATCACCCAGAGTGTCATTTTTGTGAATACCAGGCGCAAGGTCGACTGGCTCACTGACAAGATGAGAAGCAATGACCACACAGTCTCTGCCACCCATGGTGACATGGACCAAAACACGCGTGACATCATCATGCGCGAATTCCGGTCCGGCTCGTCTCGGGTTCTCATTACCACAGACCTTCTGGCCCGTGGCATAGATGTGCAACAAGTGTCTCTGGTGATAAACTATGATCTGCCAACCCAGCCTGAAAACTATCTCCACCGCATAGGGCGTAGTGGCCGGTTTGGAAGAAAAGGAGTTGCTATAAACTTTGTGACAACAGATGATTCCAGAATGCTGTCTGATATTCAGAAGTTCTACAATGTGACTGTAGAGGAGCTGCCATCAAATGTTGCTGATTTGCTCTGA